ATTGCATCTATTGTCTTGTCATACTTAAGATACAGGTACCGGTAGTAGCAAAATCTATTTTACCCTGATTTATTCCTTTCtcaaacattttggttttaaccATATGATGAAAAAAGTTATCCTCTTTGTTAAATATTTGAACacagaataatataataaataacataattatttagcagacgcttttatcaaaagcaacttacagagactagggtgtgagctaagcatcaacaactgctgctgctgctgctgctgcacagtcacttacaataggacctgggttttacatctcatgaaaaggacagagcacaaggaggttaagtgacttgctcagggtcacacacattgAGTCAGCGGTTCAGCACGGATTTGAACTGGGGGCCTCCTGGTAcaaagccctttgctttaactatTGGCCCACCAAGTTTGCCTTTGAAATCTCAATTTCTGCATATTTAATATGAGGCTTTTGAATAAATGTGTCCAAGTTAATGACATTATTACCTACTACAACTCGACAAGAACATCAACTTcagaatagattttttaaatacaaataccaaTTTAATAAAACTAAGCACCCTTGTCAATGTTTCCTATTCTACCTGTTGCATTACCTTCAATCCATTAGACCAATTAATTACAAAAAGGCAATACAGACTATATGCATCGTATTGTATAGGCTTTAACAATATATAAATTCCCTGAAGAAGTTAATATGATGGTTTGTAACATACCTCCCACTTTCCATGGATTGCCCAGAGCTAACCAAATCGCACCAGTGTGCATCGCTtaattcaaaatcacaacatgggaGACATGGCAGGACAGAACACAAGCATTCTTCAGTTTGAactttgcattacattttttattttgctttattgaaATTGGTGTGTCCGAGAATTAAATTTGGAGATAAACTTTCTAAATTTCATGCCTTGACTTAGGATCTGTTCTAAATCTCTGCTTTGTGGGGGACAACTGGATTCTGCATTCTGAATCACACTTTTTTATTACTAAACccacaaatacatattttcaatTCACACTTTAATTGTATGTATACAGCTGTTTAAGTGTTTTGTCATTTGTTTGTCTGTACAGTAATTGTAACGGAACAAAGCTTACAAAAGATGTTGAGGATCCTGAGAAAAGAGGAAAGTGACACCCAACTTCAATTGTGCAAAAATCCCGGCTTTGGTTGTGGTCAGACAGTCATGGAGGGTTGTCACTACGTTTCTGTTACGCCACGCAATGGCTTAGTTTACATGCAACCTTAACATGCAACGTGAATTCTGTGCACATCTTCCACATATTTCTGCATTTGAAGAGCTCACATTCCTGCTCTGTGAAGCCAAGGGGCAATTGCTGGCCTGATGCTTGCCTGAAGCTTTCTGCCAATTCAATACACCATTGTGCCACTAGCGCTACACCTCTATTCAGGCACTTTGTAATAATCTCACAGACAGGACAGATGTAAGTGCCCTGCCCCTCAGGTTAAAACTGTTATTCCAGTACCCCGAGTTCTAGGAAGGAGCGAGGAATGGGAAAGAGGAGCATCTGAGAGGATGACGTGATTAGTAGAGCTTGCCAAGATCTGAGATGGGTACCGgtgtaaaataaaagtaaaaccttGTTACATGACTGCTCTTGTTAGTACAGTAGACTCTGCATATCAGAACTccacctaagagaacacttcggaaCCCCCTTGTGgcgaaactgatttttcccattgtaaatactCCGGCTAAGGATCAGGAACTACGCTTAAAAGAACggcttcttggcaccgatagcgatttgtttgcaactgatacagtactggtTTGTAACCTGacaactcatcatcatcaaacttaaattaaaatggtttattcagtcttttcaaaagtgacttgtcatcgcgagagtgtcttgaggcacactgattggtttatttgtttatttattggttttaaaaaaaggctttatctCCTGAGTCAGGATCAATCATACAACAAGTTCCTTACAATAAAATCAAATGTGCATATGTTGCCCATTtggaaaaaatgaaacatattgttttatttaatctgaaaataattaaaaaaacacttcttagtacagtacattcataACATTTCTGCATGGCTTCCCTGCTATGGGTGCGTCTGTTGGTTTCACTCAGCTCATTGACCGGCACACTGCACTGCAGTGCCATCCCAGTCATGACTGTACTAGAGCATCTCCCTAAATTATTTACACAACCCTAACATGCGATACTGGAAGTGAATGAAAACAAGTATGTTAAAAAATGTCTTTATCTCCTGAGTCAGGATCAATCATACAACAAGTTCCTGACAATAAAATCAAATGTGCATGGAAAAATGGAAAGTGGCACATGGCTGAATGTCTCATGCAGCTCAAAAGAGTCAATCCACAACTGGCCTTCAGCCTCGGTCTGTTCACTTCTAACACACAAAGACTTTCACCTTCCTACAAGCCTGTATTATACTCCATCACAATCTTTCTAACCAATTTAGAAAATTCATTTCTATAAAGTAATCGTGTGTAATAGGAATGATTTGAGATTTCAAACATGGAAGTTTTATCACTACTTCACTACACTTCAGaacaggagcagggcagcagtgtggagtaatggttaggggcTCTGGCCTCTGGatcggagggttgttggttcaatcccaggtggagacactgctactgtaccttggagcaaggtactttacctagattgcaccagtaaaaactcaactgtataaatgggaaattgcatgtaaaaataacgtgatatcttctaacaattgtaagtcgccctggataagggagtctgctaagaaaaacataataacaaGTAAGATATTATTTGAATAGATGGGATTATAATTTTAGGTGTGGATATAAAACACAGAAGGGACTCTAACTCAGCCCTATTAAATGCCTCATCATCTTTACGACAGAGACTTGATTATACCATTTCCTTCTGGTATGTTTCTAAAAACATTCCTTTACATCACTGATAGTTTCCGGTTCCCAGCTGAAAGATTGATATATAAAGAGAGAAATGTTTCTCATGGACCCAGATAACGCAGTATCAAGCTCTTTCTGAAGACATTTGACAAACTCTAAAGACATTCATCTCAAGATGCCAGAACAGACTGAGCTCATTCACACCTTCAATGGCATTCCATTTTCTACAAGAGTATCAAAAGAGCTCCTTCAGTCCCTGGACACCTTTGAAGCCAGAGAAGACGACGTGTTATTAGTTTCCTATCCAAAATCAGGTAAGACACATTTCggaatattattttgtatcttcCCATGTACTTTAATAACTATTAAAAGTTGGTCTATCAGAAATGGGTAGATCAGTATACACAGACTACTTGACTGATGTGTGTTTTGAAACTCTTCCTAGGCACGCACTGGCTTACAGAGATTATGAAGAATCTGTACCACAGCCACAATGAAGACAATGGGGTTAGCAAAGTGACACTGACATCACCTCTGGAGTTCGGAGATCTCTCCAAGTTCGATGAGCTGAGAAACCTCCCCAACAAGAGGCTCATCCCAACACACCTCAACTATGAAATGATCCCAGTGCAGTTCAAAACGAAAAAATGCAAGGTAACAGAAAACAGCCATTATGTCTATTGCTTTATCAAATAACACGaccatgaaataataataatgcaaagtatAACAGCAAAATGATTAAGTCTGAGCTTGTGTCTGAATCACACAAACTAAAACTATTATCTTGTTCTTGTTTACAGATGATTTATGTGATCAGAAATCCTAAGGACACCGCTGTTTCATTGTACCATTATTACAAGCAGAACCCCAATCTGCCCAAGATTGAGAAATGGTCCACCTTTTTAGAAATGTTCTTGAAAGGAGAAGGTAAATATGAGTAATGTTTAGATAGAGATGGAAAAATATGAAGAACATGAATTAAATCTGCATGTAGTTAAAATCGTTACCaccatgtcattttattttttatgtcggACATGATATATGATGCAAAAATGTTAATTCGATACAATAATTTGCTTTGCctgtatttgtattgcagttGTGTGCGGTTCCTGGATTGACCATGTCCTTAGCTGGGAAAAGAGTAAAACTGATGAAAATGTCCTTGTTCTGTACTACGAGTCCTTAAAGGAGGTGAGTTCAAAATGGAGCACAGGCATGGTCATCATCCATTTGATATTGTCTTACATTAGGGTAGAACTAAATCATCAACAACTAAAAAGTCAATTTGAGGAATCAAATTAACTGGAACAATCCCTGTTATATATTCTATAGCAGATGCATGTTGGGGAAATTTctagaaaacattatttagattCTTTTGAACATGAtggtctgattttttttcttttccatgctATCCCACTGGGGTTA
The sequence above is a segment of the Acipenser ruthenus chromosome 7, fAciRut3.2 maternal haplotype, whole genome shotgun sequence genome. Coding sequences within it:
- the LOC131737524 gene encoding sulfotransferase 6B1-like, encoding MPEQTELIHTFNGIPFSTRVSKELLQSLDTFEAREDDVLLVSYPKSGTHWLTEIMKNLYHSHNEDNGVSKVTLTSPLEFGDLSKFDELRNLPNKRLIPTHLNYEMIPVQFKTKKCKMIYVIRNPKDTAVSLYHYYKQNPNLPKIEKWSTFLEMFLKGEVVCGSWIDHVLSWEKSKTDENVLVLYYESLKEDLPKYVKEISTFLGINVTEEQVKDISKKSSFSEMKEKAEKEKVNPNHTVCVLTSNKKLIFRKGTVGDWKNHFTSKQNARFDELFNEKINSSELARRVEYES